The genomic window CATCGGCTGCCCGGCGCGTCCACCGTCCAGGCCGCACTCGCGGCATTGGTGCGCCAGGACATTGTGATGAGGGAAGCCAATCGCTACGTCGCCAGCGACTCCCTCTATCGCGAATGGGTCGCCCGTCAAACCTTTTAGGCGGTGTTGGGCCGTCCCTTCGGAACGGCCCGGTGAAGTTCTAATCGGTGCTGGGCGGCTCTTCCGGAACTACGCGGCCGGATTGTATGTCGTTTTAGCGGCGCCGCCCGCGGCCGTTCCCGCGATTTCCCCGGCCGTCCCGGTAACCCTCCTGGTAGCCGCGAACGAACCCGTCGCGGTAGTCATCGTCATAGCGCGAGCCCCAACGGCCGTTGTCGGCCGTGCGGTAGTCCCGCTGACCACGTGGATCGTAGCGGTCGCCGTCACGCGCATCGTCGCGGCCCTGGCGTTGTCCGTCGCGGTAGCCGCTGTCGTATGCGGCCCGCTCGTTGCGCGAGCCGTGGCGGCCGTTGTGGCCGTTGTTGCCGTAGCCGCCGCGGTTGCCGTAAGTGTCGTAGGCGCACCCGGTCAGCGTAACGGCCAGCATCACTGCGAGCGCAGATTTCAGCAGCATGTTATGAATTCCTCCCACCCCGGCGCTGGCCGCGAGGGGCTGGCTGCCAAGAGAGCAAGAGAAGTACCAATGGAAAACGGCTGGAAATGTCTGGGGATTGGGACAAATGGCCGGCCTCTGGCCGCTATAGAGGTCAGCAAGACCGCCGCGAGCGCGGAGTTTGCATGTCTCCAGGTATGAGCGCCTTGCGAATGGATGACCGCGGCGTGATCGCCGCCTGCCCGTCGTGCGGGAAGCAGAACCGGACGGCGTTCGCCCGTCTGGACCACCCGGCCCGGTGCGCGCAGTGCCATGCCGGGTTGCCGGCGGCGGCGGCCCCGGTCGGGGCGGATGCGACCGCCGCATTTGATGCGGTGGTGCAGCAATCGCCGCTGCCGGTGCTGGTCGACTTCTGGGCGCCGTGGTGCGGGCCGTGCCACACGGTCGCCCCGCAGATTGAGGAAGTGGCCCGGCGCAACGCCGGCCGGCTGGTGGTCGTGAAGGTGAACATCGACAACTTGCAGGACGTGGCCGCGCGCCTGGGCATCAAGTCCATTCCGAC from Acidobacteriota bacterium includes these protein-coding regions:
- the trxA gene encoding thioredoxin — protein: MSALRMDDRGVIAACPSCGKQNRTAFARLDHPARCAQCHAGLPAAAAPVGADATAAFDAVVQQSPLPVLVDFWAPWCGPCHTVAPQIEEVARRNAGRLVVVKVNIDNLQDVAARLGIKSIPTLAVFAHGREAARTAGAMGADQIEAFVRQAGA